TCGCGCTGAATGACTTCACGATCGATGAGCCGCGCGGCCTCCTGCTCGGTCAGCAGCCGGAGCGCCTCGGGCACCTTCACGCTGCGGCGCTTGGTTTTCTTGCCGCCGCCGAAGGCATTGCCGAGGCCGCCGAGCAGTTCCGAGAGATCGAATCCCATTTCCTCCATGCCCTGGGGCGTGAAGACCTGGGTCATTGCCTTCGAGGAAACCGCCACGTCGATCTCCACGTCGCGATCGTCGAGCTTGCCGCTGCGCAAGAGCTTGCGGAGCTTATCGCGGGTGGAGCTGCCGGTCTCGACTACCTCGGCGCCGCCCTGCTCGCCCGGAGCGCCGGCGGCAAAGACGCGCGGCGCCTCTTCCTCTGGCTGCGGTTCTTCATCGCGCGGGAGAAGCACATCGAGCAGACGCTCTTCGGCAAGGCGCTGCGCCTCGGGTACGACGCGCTCGCGCTCTTCGGCCTCGACGAGCTTGACGCCCGCCTCGGTCAGGTCGCGGATCATGGACTCGACGTCTTTTCCCACGTAGCCCACTTCGGTGAACTTGCTGGCTTCGACCTTTAGAAACGGCGCGCCCGCGAGCTTTGCCAGGCGGCGGGCGATCTCCGTCTTACCCACACCGGTGGGCCCGATCATGATGATGTTCTTGGGCGTGATTTCCTCGCGCAGCTTCTCATCCACGCGCTGCCGGCGCCAGCGGTTGCGCAGCGCGATGGCAACGGCCTTCTTCGCAGGCCCCTGCCCGATGATGAACTTGTCGAGCTCGGCGACGATCTCGCGCGGGCTCAGATTCTCGATGGCCTCGCTCACTCGCTGGCCTCCAGGTCGGATACGACGATGTCGTGGTTGGTGTAGATGCAGATGTTGGCGGCAATGTGCAGCGCGCGGTCGGCAATCTCATGGGCGGAGAGGTCGGTGTTCTCGATGAGCGCCGTGGCCGCGGCCTGCGCGAAGGGCCCGCCGCTGCCGATGGCGAGAATTCCCTTCTCCGGCTCGATCACATCGCCGGTGCCGGAGACGAGGTAGCTCTCCTTGGCATCGGCGACGATAAGCATGGCTTCGAGATTGCGCAGCATCTTGCTGGTGCGCCACTGCTTGGCCAGCTCCACCGCCGCGCGGCGCAGGTTGCCGTTGAATTCCTCGAGTTTGGCCTCGAAGAGCTCGTAGAGCGTGATCGCATCGGCCGTGGCCCCGGCAAAGCCGGTGATGACCCGTCCCTCGTAGAGGGCGCGCACCTTGCGGGCGCTGTGCTTCATGACCGTGTTGCCAAGGCTGACCTGCCCGTCTCCGGCGATGGAGACCTGGTTGCCGCGGCGCACGCAGAGAATGGTTGTCGATCTGATTTTGGGATTCTTCATGGCATGTTTGGACGCGCGGCAGGCAGAGGCCAAAAAACCGGGCGAGTTCTTTGTTTGGTGCTTGATCCGCCCCGGGTCAAGGGGGGCAGCGGGAAATGGGCCTGAGAGCTGCGCAGAGCGCTCGCTCAAGCGCTCTCTTTGGCATCTCGCGCCCGCGGGTGGGCGCGGCGGTAGACCTTCTGGAGGCTCTCCAGATCCACGTGGGTATAGCGCTGGGTCGTCGAGAGCGAGGCGTGTCCCAGCAGTTCCTGGATGGCGCGAAGGTCCGCGCCGCCCGAGAGCAGGTCGGTCGCAAATGAGTGCCGGAGCGCATGTGGAGAGATTTCCTCGGGCAGGCCCGCATCGCGGGCGTATCTTTTTACGATGCGCGCGATCTGGCGCGAGGAGAGCCCCCTGCCCTGGCGGCTCACCAGCAGGGCCGTACAGGTTCCAGCCTTTGCGCCCGCGAGCAAACCCTTCCGGGCTTCGAGCCATTCCTTCAAAAGATCGGCAGTGATTTCGGCAAAGGGAACGACGCGGTCCTTGCCGCCCTTGCCCTCACGCACATGAATGAGCCGCTCTTTGAGGTCCACGTCGCGCAACTCCAGTGCGGCGACCTCGGACAGGCGTAGGCCCGAGCCGTAGAGCAGTTCGAGAATCACCCGGTTGCGAAGGTCGCGGTGCGGGTCAGTGTCGGCGCCGCCGCTGTCCATGAGGCTCTCGCTCTGGTCAGGGCTCAGGAAAGCCGGGAGCTTCTTCGCACGCTTGGGCGTGGCGACCGAGTCGGCGGGGTTGGCGCCCAGGATCTTGCGCTCCATGCACCAGCGAAAGAAGGTGCGAAGCGCCGATAGTTCGCGCGCGGTGGTCGACTTGCTCACCTCGCCGTGGCGATGCGCCAGGTAGCGCCGCACGTCCAGGCGCGTCAGCTTCCCCAGTTCCCCTTGCGTGGGAAGCGTCTCTTCGTCGCCCGAGATGAAGTGAAAAAAGCGCTCAAGATCGCGCAGGTAGGCGCGCGAGGTATTGGCAGAGCCGTTGCGAACGCTCGCCAGATGCTGTTCAAATTCGGCCAAAAACGCTTTCATTACAGGCACTTATAGCACGATTCCGCCCTTTTCACCAAGAAACTTCGCCATCTCCTCGCGGGCGCGCTCCACATGGAAGAGCCGGCGTTCGGCCTTGCCGCGGGCGCGTTTTTCAAGGGGGTCGAAAAGCCCGAAGTTGAAGTTCATGGGCTGGAAGATCTCCGGGTCGGCCTCGCGCAGGTAACGCTGGAGCGCGCCGATGGCTGTGTTGGCCGGCAGCAATACCGGCGGCGCGCCGCGAAGCGAACGCTCCACGTTCTCGGCAGCGATGAGTCCCATGACCACCGCCTCGACGTATCCCTCAACGCCCGTGAGCTGCCCGCCGATGTAGAGATTGTCCTGGGCCTTGATCCGAAGCGCTTCATCCAGAACGAGCGGCGCGTTCACAAATGTATTGCGGTGCACCGATCCAAGGCGCACGAACTCGGCGGCTTCGAGACCCGGGAGCATGCGGAACACCCGCTCCTGCTCGCCGTAGCGCATCTTCGTCTGGCAACCCACCAGGTTGTAGAGCGTAAAGGCGCGGTTCTCGGCGCGAAGCTGCGCCACTGCGTAGGGACGCCTGCCCGTGCGCGGGTCGGTCAGGCCGATCGCGCGGAAGGTACCAAAGCGCAGCGATTCGGTTCCCTTTGAGGCAATCTCCTCGATTGGCTGGCAGGCCTCGAAGGGCCGGATGTTCTCAAAGTCCGCGTAGGGAACTTTCCCCGCTTCGAGGAGCGCGCTCACGAAGGCGTGGTATTCCTCCTCGCTCATGGGGATGTTGAGGTAGTCCTCGCTCTCACCGCGATCATGCCGATTGGCGCTGAAGACGATGTCGCGGTTGATCGAGTCGGCCTCGACAATGGGGCTGATCGCATCGTAGAACGCGAGGTTCGTCGTGCCGGTTATATCAGCAAGAGACTGGGCCAGTCGTCCGCTGGTGAGCGGCCCCGTTGCCAGGATCACCGGCACGTCCGTGGGAAGCTCGGTGAACTCCTCGCGGCGCAGCTCGATGAGCGGCTCTTCCTCGATCTTCTTCGTCACGAGGGCGGCGAACTCGTCGCGGTCCACGGCGAGCGCATCGCCGGCCGGAACGCGCGTGGCCTGCGCGCACTCGAGAATCAGCGAACCCAGCGCGCGAAGCTCTTCCTTGAGCAGTCCTTGCGGCGTGCTCTCACGGTCGGATTTCAGAGAGTTGGAGCAGACGATCTCGGCGAGCCGGTCGCTCTGGTGCGCTTCGGTGGGCTTTACCGGGCGCATTTCAAAGAGCGTGCAGGCGATCCCGCGACGCGCGAGCCGCCACGCCGCCTCGGCCCCCGAGAGGCCGCCGCCCACCACGATTGCGCGTTTCTCACTCATCTGTTTCATCCAAACTACAAGCGCCCGCTGCCTCT
The sequence above is a segment of the Chrysiogenia bacterium genome. Coding sequences within it:
- the trmFO gene encoding methylenetetrahydrofolate--tRNA-(uracil(54)-C(5))-methyltransferase (FADH(2)-oxidizing) TrmFO is translated as MSEKRAIVVGGGLSGAEAAWRLARRGIACTLFEMRPVKPTEAHQSDRLAEIVCSNSLKSDRESTPQGLLKEELRALGSLILECAQATRVPAGDALAVDRDEFAALVTKKIEEEPLIELRREEFTELPTDVPVILATGPLTSGRLAQSLADITGTTNLAFYDAISPIVEADSINRDIVFSANRHDRGESEDYLNIPMSEEEYHAFVSALLEAGKVPYADFENIRPFEACQPIEEIASKGTESLRFGTFRAIGLTDPRTGRRPYAVAQLRAENRAFTLYNLVGCQTKMRYGEQERVFRMLPGLEAAEFVRLGSVHRNTFVNAPLVLDEALRIKAQDNLYIGGQLTGVEGYVEAVVMGLIAAENVERSLRGAPPVLLPANTAIGALQRYLREADPEIFQPMNFNFGLFDPLEKRARGKAERRLFHVERAREEMAKFLGEKGGIVL
- the hslV gene encoding ATP-dependent protease subunit HslV — protein: MKNPKIRSTTILCVRRGNQVSIAGDGQVSLGNTVMKHSARKVRALYEGRVITGFAGATADAITLYELFEAKLEEFNGNLRRAAVELAKQWRTSKMLRNLEAMLIVADAKESYLVSGTGDVIEPEKGILAIGSGGPFAQAAATALIENTDLSAHEIADRALHIAANICIYTNHDIVVSDLEASE
- a CDS encoding AAA family ATPase — protein: MENLSPREIVAELDKFIIGQGPAKKAVAIALRNRWRRQRVDEKLREEITPKNIIMIGPTGVGKTEIARRLAKLAGAPFLKVEASKFTEVGYVGKDVESMIRDLTEAGVKLVEAEERERVVPEAQRLAEERLLDVLLPRDEEPQPEEEAPRVFAAGAPGEQGGAEVVETGSSTRDKLRKLLRSGKLDDRDVEIDVAVSSKAMTQVFTPQGMEEMGFDLSELLGGLGNAFGGGKKTKRRSVKVPEALRLLTEQEAARLIDREVIQR
- a CDS encoding tyrosine recombinase; translated protein: MAEFEQHLASVRNGSANTSRAYLRDLERFFHFISGDEETLPTQGELGKLTRLDVRRYLAHRHGEVSKSTTARELSALRTFFRWCMERKILGANPADSVATPKRAKKLPAFLSPDQSESLMDSGGADTDPHRDLRNRVILELLYGSGLRLSEVAALELRDVDLKERLIHVREGKGGKDRVVPFAEITADLLKEWLEARKGLLAGAKAGTCTALLVSRQGRGLSSRQIARIVKRYARDAGLPEEISPHALRHSFATDLLSGGADLRAIQELLGHASLSTTQRYTHVDLESLQKVYRRAHPRARDAKESA